In Paucidesulfovibrio gracilis DSM 16080, a single genomic region encodes these proteins:
- a CDS encoding iron-sulfur cluster carrier protein MrpORP → MSDACGSCSSGQGAGGCSGCESEDQKLKTNLSRIKHKIVVLSGKGGVGKSTVATNIAVALAQAGKQVGLLDVDVHGPSVPRLLSLQDKQPHIGQEIIEPVSWSKNLWVMSLGFMLPNKNDAVIWRGPVKMGLITQFLRDVAWGDLDFLVVDCPPGTGDEPLSALQTIGPDAYAVIVTTPQGVAIDDVRRSVTFCKQVGNPVLGIVENMSGFACPDCGKVYDIFNSGGGEQLAREMDVPFLGRIPIEPEVARSGDEGFPYVKVEHESPAAQALGRVVKPMLKLADSLQEPAADQLPTPKSLAKNNGALRVALPIAEGRLCQHFGHCQQFAVYDVDTELGSVVASTSETPPPHEPGVLPKWIAGLNVDLVLAGGMGAKAQSLLKDEGVQVIVGAPSQEPEKVLEQWMKGSLQTGANTCDH, encoded by the coding sequence ATGAGTGACGCATGCGGCAGCTGCTCCTCGGGACAAGGCGCGGGCGGTTGTTCCGGTTGTGAATCGGAAGACCAGAAGCTGAAAACCAACCTTTCGCGCATCAAGCACAAGATCGTGGTGCTTTCCGGCAAGGGCGGCGTGGGCAAATCCACAGTGGCCACCAACATTGCCGTGGCCCTGGCGCAGGCCGGAAAACAGGTGGGTCTGCTGGACGTGGATGTCCATGGTCCCAGCGTTCCCCGGCTGCTCAGCCTGCAGGACAAGCAGCCCCATATCGGCCAGGAAATCATTGAGCCGGTGTCCTGGAGCAAAAATCTTTGGGTCATGTCTCTGGGCTTTATGCTCCCCAACAAGAACGACGCCGTGATCTGGCGCGGTCCCGTGAAGATGGGCCTGATCACCCAGTTCCTGCGGGACGTGGCCTGGGGCGATCTGGACTTCCTGGTTGTGGACTGCCCTCCCGGAACCGGCGACGAACCGCTTTCCGCCCTGCAGACCATCGGACCCGACGCCTACGCGGTCATCGTGACCACCCCGCAGGGCGTGGCCATTGACGACGTGCGCCGTTCCGTGACCTTCTGCAAGCAGGTGGGCAACCCGGTGCTCGGCATCGTGGAAAACATGTCCGGCTTTGCCTGCCCGGATTGCGGCAAAGTGTACGACATTTTCAATTCCGGCGGCGGCGAACAATTGGCCCGCGAGATGGACGTGCCCTTCTTGGGTCGGATTCCCATTGAACCGGAAGTGGCCCGCTCCGGAGACGAGGGCTTCCCCTATGTCAAGGTGGAGCACGAAAGCCCGGCAGCCCAAGCCCTGGGACGGGTGGTCAAGCCCATGCTCAAGCTGGCGGACAGCCTGCAGGAGCCTGCCGCGGACCAACTGCCCACGCCCAAGAGCCTGGCCAAGAACAACGGCGCGCTGCGTGTGGCTCTGCCCATTGCCGAGGGTCGGTTGTGCCAGCATTTCGGCCACTGCCAACAGTTTGCGGTCTATGATGTGGACACGGAACTGGGCAGCGTGGTGGCCAGCACCAGCGAAACCCCGCCGCCGCACGAGCCGGGCGTCCTGCCCAAGTGGATCGCCGGGTTGAACGTGGACCTGGTGCTCGCCGGAGGCATGGGGGCCAAGGCCCAATCCCTGCTCAAGGACGAGGGCGTCCAGGTTATTGTCGGCGCTCCCTCCCAGGAGCCGGAAAAAGTGCTGGAACAGTGGATGAAAGGCTCGCTCCAGACCGGCGCGAACACCTGCGACCACTAA
- a CDS encoding NifB/NifX family molybdenum-iron cluster-binding protein, translated as MIICLACYQDRLASVFENASEFRLYRLDDENNITPAGHVSLPSKDPTDRTSAILACGVHLVICGGVCGGVRHSLEAAGLELRPWLRGRVDEVLAAVRQNTLEQLTMPGCRCRRNGAGQDCGPGRGNGPGRGYGRGHGLGHGPQGPGAGRRSRSAVIPTMGTAGTCCGQMPAPMPEQQTFNQGETMKIAISCEGPGLESKLDPRFGRAAGFLIYDLETGADEYVNNEQNLSLPQGAGIQSAQTVGATGAKAVITGHMGPKAFMALEKGGIQVFLGQGGTAAENLEAYKAGKLAPADGPDKEGHW; from the coding sequence ATGATTATCTGTTTAGCATGTTACCAGGACCGGTTAGCCTCGGTCTTTGAAAACGCCAGTGAGTTCCGGCTGTATCGCCTGGACGACGAGAACAATATTACCCCCGCAGGCCATGTATCCCTTCCCTCAAAGGACCCAACGGACAGGACATCCGCCATATTGGCCTGCGGGGTTCATCTCGTCATCTGCGGCGGGGTGTGCGGCGGTGTTCGCCACTCCCTGGAGGCGGCAGGGCTGGAACTGCGGCCCTGGCTGCGTGGCCGGGTGGACGAAGTGCTCGCCGCTGTGCGGCAGAACACGCTTGAACAATTGACCATGCCCGGTTGCCGTTGTCGTCGCAACGGTGCGGGCCAGGACTGCGGACCCGGACGAGGAAACGGACCGGGGCGCGGATATGGGCGTGGGCATGGCTTGGGGCATGGTCCCCAGGGACCGGGAGCTGGTCGCCGGTCGCGAAGTGCGGTCATCCCCACAATGGGAACCGCAGGTACGTGCTGCGGCCAAATGCCCGCTCCCATGCCCGAACAACAGACGTTCAACCAAGGAGAAACCATGAAGATAGCCATCAGCTGCGAAGGCCCGGGCCTGGAAAGCAAACTGGACCCCCGCTTTGGGCGCGCTGCCGGATTTTTGATTTATGATCTGGAAACCGGTGCGGATGAATACGTGAACAACGAGCAGAATTTGAGCCTGCCCCAGGGCGCGGGCATTCAGTCCGCCCAGACCGTGGGCGCCACCGGCGCCAAGGCCGTGATCACCGGCCACATGGGACCCAAGGCGTTTATGGCATTGGAAAAGGGCGGCATTCAGGTCTTTTTGGGCCAGGGCGGCACCGCTGCCGAGAATCTGGAGGCCTACAAGGCCGGGAAGCTCGCTCCCGCGGACGGACCGGACAAGGAAGGACACTGGTAG
- a CDS encoding HD-GYP domain-containing protein, with protein sequence MFRDDLTCGAPLTQETITTALHEFAESLGTAVDARDHHTRKHSEEVAQVAYGLAVRMGLSTAHADVIHVAAHLHDVGKIGIPDAVLFKPGPLTPAEWAMLKRHPAIGAEIVQPVQALCRCGIREIILHHHERWDGQGYPHGLHGTEIPLGARIIAVADSLSAMMQRRPYRKAMRFCEAREEILRCAGTQFDPNVVAAFERSASMIGQLMEMLSD encoded by the coding sequence ATGTTTCGAGATGACCTGACCTGCGGCGCGCCTCTGACCCAGGAAACCATTACCACGGCATTGCACGAATTTGCCGAATCCCTGGGAACGGCAGTGGATGCCCGCGACCACCATACACGCAAGCACTCCGAGGAAGTGGCCCAGGTTGCCTACGGACTGGCCGTACGCATGGGACTTTCCACGGCCCACGCCGATGTGATCCACGTGGCCGCCCACCTGCACGACGTTGGAAAAATCGGTATCCCGGACGCCGTATTGTTCAAGCCCGGTCCACTGACTCCGGCGGAATGGGCCATGCTCAAACGCCACCCCGCCATTGGCGCGGAAATCGTCCAGCCGGTGCAGGCGCTTTGCCGCTGCGGTATCCGGGAAATCATCCTCCACCATCACGAACGGTGGGATGGACAGGGCTACCCCCATGGTCTGCACGGCACGGAAATCCCACTCGGAGCGCGGATCATCGCGGTGGCGGACAGCCTTTCCGCCATGATGCAGCGTCGCCCGTACCGCAAGGCCATGCGATTTTGCGAGGCCCGGGAGGAAATCCTGCGATGCGCTGGTACGCAGTTTGACCCCAATGTGGTGGCCGCGTTCGAACGCAGTGCTTCCATGATCGGCCAGCTCATGGAAATGCTCAGCGACTAG